The nucleotide window TTGCGGTGACGGACGAAAAAACCTCATCGGTGCGCTACATCGCCAAGCTCACCTACCGCTTTCACGCCGAAGGGGTGCGCGCGCTGCTGGACGAACATGGTCTGCCGTTCGCCGAAACGGCGTCCAAGCCGGTGCTGTTGCTGCCGGTCTACCAAGCCGCGGGCGCGTTGCTGCTGTGGGACGACCCCAATCCGTGGCGCGCGGCGTGGCGCGCCTACGCCGAAAACGGACCCGGCCAAGGTTTGGTGCCGATGGTTCTGCCGGTCGGCGATTTGAACGACGTGCGCACCATCGGCGCGGAACAGGCCATCGAAGGCGACATGGCGCGCCTGGAAGAAATCGCCCGGCGTTACGAGGCCGGCGACGTGGTGGTGGCGCATGGCATTTTGCGCATGGACTCGTTCAACGGCCTGCCGGAACTGGAAGTCTATTTGACGCGCTTCGGCTCAGCCCTTCAAGAACACACGGTGGTCAAAAGCTTTACCTCGGAACCGGGCGACGACATTCCCAATTTGCTGAAGCGCGCCGCCGAGCAACTGACCGCTCAGGTCGAAGACAATTGGAAGCAGGACAACCTGATCCAGGCGGGCAGTGCGCAACTGCTGCCGGTGTCCGTGCCGGTGCGCGGCTTGAGCGATTGGGTCCGGGTGCGCGACCGTCTCAACGGTGTCGCGGTGGTGCGCCGCGCCGATCTGGTGTTGCTGCGCCGCGATCAGGTGCGTTTGAACCTGCATTTCATCGGTGACGCGGAACAATTGGCATTGTCGCTCGACCAAGCGGACTTGGCACTGTGGGAAGAAGCCGGGCAGTGGTATCTGGCGCAGAAAATCGCGCCGTCGGCGGCTACTTCTGCTTCCCCTGAACCCACTGCGCAGTGATGGTGGCGTTTAGGTGAACATCCCCAATATCATCACGCTGCTG belongs to Magnetovibrio sp. and includes:
- a CDS encoding DUF2066 domain-containing protein; the protein is MRIGTAYGLVFAVLFALLGTDARADAPRLFEVSNVTVDVTADSATTARVEALAQGEKKAFYLLLKRLTLQAYHNRLPDIPTNQITELVQDFAVTDEKTSSVRYIAKLTYRFHAEGVRALLDEHGLPFAETASKPVLLLPVYQAAGALLLWDDPNPWRAAWRAYAENGPGQGLVPMVLPVGDLNDVRTIGAEQAIEGDMARLEEIARRYEAGDVVVAHGILRMDSFNGLPELEVYLTRFGSALQEHTVVKSFTSEPGDDIPNLLKRAAEQLTAQVEDNWKQDNLIQAGSAQLLPVSVPVRGLSDWVRVRDRLNGVAVVRRADLVLLRRDQVRLNLHFIGDAEQLALSLDQADLALWEEAGQWYLAQKIAPSAATSASPEPTAQ